From Camelina sativa cultivar DH55 chromosome 7, Cs, whole genome shotgun sequence, one genomic window encodes:
- the LOC104701284 gene encoding ABC transporter G family member 39-like isoform X1, with protein MLGRDEDPVERMSGRVSLASTSRRSSVGASKSFRDVFVSQGDEVFGKSERREEDDVELRWAAIERLPTFDRLRKGMLPQTTVNGEIELEDVDLMRLQPKEKKQLMEMILSVVEEDNEKFLRGMRERTDRVGIQVPKIEVRYENLSVEGDVCSASRALPTLFNVTLNTMESIIGFFHFIPSKKKKIQLLKDINGIIKPSRMTLLLGPPSSGKTTLLQALAGKLDDTLQMSGRITYCGHEFHEFVPQKTCAYISQHDLHFGEMTVRETLDFSGRCLGVGTRYQLIADLSRREREEGIKPDPKIDAFMKSIAISGQETTLVTDYVLKILGLDICADILVGDVMRRGVSGGQRKRLTTGEMLVGPAKALFMDEISTGLDSSTTFQICKFMRQLVHISDITMIISLLQPAPETFELFDDIILLSKGQIVYQGSRDNVLEFFEHMGFQCPERKGVADFLQEVTSKKDQEQYWNRKEQPYSYVSVSDSSSGFNSVHTRQQLTSEFRVPYDKAKTHSAALVTQKYGISKWELFKACFDREWLLMKRNLFVYVFKTVQITIMSLITMMVYLRTEMHVGTVRDGQKFYGALFFSLVNVMFNGLAELAFTVMRLPVFYKQRDFLFYPPWAFALPAWLLKIPLSLIESGIWIGLTYYTIGFAPSAARFFRQLLAYFCVNQMALSLFRFLGAIGRTEVISNSIGTFTLLIVFTLGGFIIAKDDIQPWMTWAYYLSPVMYGQTAIVMNEFLDERWSSPNYDTSIKAKTVGEVLLKSRGFFTEPYWFWISIVALLGFSLLFNLFYILALMYLNPLGNSKATVEEEVKDKQKGTEEIAGSVMELNNSSSSHDPKRGMVLPFQPLSLAFNNVNYYVDMPAEMKAQGVESDRLQFLRDVGGAFRPGILTALVGVSGAGNTTLMDVLAGRKTGGYIEGSISISGYPKNQETFARVSGYCEQNDIHSPHVTVYESLIYSAWLRLSADIDAKTREMFVEEVMELVELKPIRNSIVGLPGVDGLSTEQRKRLTIAVELVANPSIIFMDEPTSGLDARAAAIVMRTVRNTVDTGRTVVCTIHQPSIDIFESFDELLLMKRGGQVIYAGSLGHQSQKLIEYFEAVEGVPKIIDGSNPATWMLDVTTPSLESQMSLDFSQIFANSSLYRRNQELIKELSTPPPGSKDLYFRTKYAQPFSTQAKACFWKQYWSYWRHPQYNAIRFLMTVVIGVLFGLIFWQIGTKIENEQDLNNFFGAMYAAVLFLGATNAATVQPAIAIERTVFYREKAAGMYSAIPYAISQVAVEIMYNTIQTGVYTLILYSMIGCDWTVTKFLWFYYYMLTSFIYFTLYGMMLMALTPNYQIAGICMSFFLSLWNLFSGFLIPRSQIPLWWRWYYWATPVAWTLYGLITSQVGDKDSVVHITGIGDIDLKILLKEGFGFEHDFLRVVAVVHIAWILLFFFVFAYGIKFLNFQRR; from the exons ATGCTAGGACGAGATGAAGATCCGGTCGAAAGAATGAGCGGGAGAGTGAGTTTGGCCTCGACCAGTCGCAGGAGTTCGGTAGGAGCTTCCAAAAGCTTTAGAGATGTGTTTGTATCTCAGGGGGACGAGGTGTTTGGGAAGAGCGAACGACGTGAGGAAGATGACGTTGAACTCCGGTGGGCCGCGATTGAGCGATTGCCAACCTTTGATCGGCTACGTAAAGGCATGTTGCCACAAACGACGGTCAATGGTGAGATTGAGCTGGAGGATGTTGACCTCATGAGGCTCCAACCTAAGGAGAAGAAACAGCTTATGGAAATGATCTTGAGTGTTGTTGAAGAAGACAATGAAAAGTTTCTACGTGGAATGAGAGAAAGAACAGACAG AGTTGGAATCCAGGTTCCGAAAATTGAAGTGAGGTATGAGAATCTTTCAGTGGAAGGAGATGTGTGTAGTGCTAGTAGAGCGCTTCCAACTCTCTTCAACGTCACCTTAAATACAATGGAG AGCATTATAGGATTCTTCCACTTCATTCCatctaaaaagaagaagattcagttACTTAAAGACATCAATGGCATTATCAAACCATCAag GATGACCTTATTACTTGGTCCACCAAGTTCAGGGAAAACAACTTTGTTACAAGCTTTGGCTGGGAAGCTTGATGACACCCTCCAG ATGTCCGGGAGGATAACTTATTGCGGTCATGAGTTCCACGAGTTTGTTCCTCAAAAGACGTGTGCCTACATTAGTCAACATGACCTTCACTTTGGGGAAATGACGGTGAGAGAGACACTGGACTTTTCGGGACGATGTTTAGGTGTTGGGACACGGTACCAGTTGATTGCTGATCTCTCaaggagggagagagaagagggAATAAAGCCAGACCCTAAAATTGATGCGTTTATGAAATCTATTGCGATATCAGGGCAAGAAACTACTTTGGTTACAGATTATGTACTTAAG ATACTTGGTCTAGACATATGTGCTGACATACTTGTCGGAGACGTAATGAGACGAGGTGTTTCTGGTGGACAGCGAAAGCGTCTAACAACAG GAGAGATGTTGGTAGGACCGGCAAAAGCTCTTTTCATGGATGAAATATCAACAGGGTTGGATAGTTCAACAACATTCCAAATCTGCAAGTTCATGAGGCAACTAGTTCATATCTCGGATATCACAATGATTATTTCACTTCTACAACCTGCACCAGAAACTTTTGAGCTTTTCGACGACATTATCTTACTCTCAAAGGGACAAATTGTCTACCAAGGCTCACGGGACAACGTTCTTGAGTTCTTTGAACACATGGGTTTCCAATGTCCTGAAAGGAAAGGGGTTGCAGATTTCTTGCAAGAAGTTACATCTAAGAAGGACCAAGAACAATATTGGAACAGGAAAGAACAACCTTACAGCTATGTCTCCGTGAGTGATTCCTCAAGCGGTTTTAACTCTGTTCACACCAGGCAACAACTCACTTCAGAGTTCAGGGTTCCCTATGATAAAGCTAAAACCCATTCTGCTGCTCTTGTCACACAAAAGTATGGTATATCAAAATGGGAGCTGTTCAAAGCATGCTTTGATAGAGAGTGGCTACTTATGAAACGCAACTTATTTGTATATGTCTTTAAGACTGTCCAGATAACCATCATGTCTTTGATTACCATGATGGTCTATCTCAGGACAGAAATGCATGTAGGCACGGTGCGAGATGGTCAAAAGTTTTACGGTGCTCTTTTTTTCAGCTTGGTCAATGTAATGTTTAATGGACTAGCTGAACTAGCATTTACTGTGATGAGGCTCCCAGTTTTCTACAAGCAGAGAGACTTCTTGTTCTATCCTCCATGGGCTTTCGCCTTGCCAGCTTGGCTTCTAAAGATTCCGTTATCTCTTATCGAATCAGGAATATGGATCGGTCTTACATATTATACCATTGGTTTTGCTCCTTCTGCTGCAAG GTTTTTCCGGCAGTTATTAGCATACTTCTGTGTGAACCAGATGGCCCTCTCTTTGTTTAGATTCCTTGGAGCCATTGGAAGAACAGAAGTAATCTCTAACTCAATCGGGACCTTCACATTACTAATTGTATTTACTCTTGGAGGCTTCATTATTGCTAAAG ATGATATCCAGCCGTGGATGACTTGGGCCTATTACTTGTCCCCTGTGATGTATGGACAAACGGCTATTGTTATGAATGAGTTTCTCGATGAGCGATGGAGCAGT CCCAACTATGATACGAGCATCAAAGCGAAAACAGTTGGAGAAGTCTTACTGAAGAGCCGGGGCTTCTTCACGGAGCCATATTGGTTTTGGATCAGTATTGTGGCGCTACTTgggttttctttgttgttcAATCTCTTTTATATACTAGCCTTGATGTATTTGAACC CTCTTGGTAACTCCAAAGCTACAGTGGAGGAAGAAGttaaagacaaacaaaaaggaaCAGAAG AAATTGCAGGTTCTGTAATGGAACTCAACAATAGTTCTTCAAGTCATGATCCAAAGAGAGGAATGGTTTTACCTTTCCAACCGCTTTCTCTAGCATTCAACAATGTGAACTACTACGTGGATATGCCTGCA GAAATGAAGGCTCAAGGAGTTGAAAGCGATCGACTTCAATTCTTAAGAGACGTTGGTGGAGCTTTCAGGCCAGGCATATTGACAGCATTGGTAGGTGTAAGTGGTGCAGGTAATACAACGTTAATGGATGTCTTGGCTGGTAGGAAAACAGGTGGTTACATCGAAGGGAGTATTAGCATATCTGGTTACCCTAAGAACCAAGAAACATTTGCTCGAGTCAGCGGTTACTGTGAACAAAATGATATCCATTCTCCACATGTTACTGTTTATGAATCCCTCATCTATTCAGCTTGGCTTCGTCTTTCAGCCGATATAGATGCCAAAACACGAGAG ATGTTTGTTGAGGAAGTGATGGAGCTGGTTGAGCTCAAACCCATTAGAAACTCAATAGTTGGCCTTCCTGGAGTTGATGGTCTTTCAACAGAACAGAGGAAAAGGCTTACTATTGCAGTTGAATTGGTAGCTAACCCGTCTATAATCTTCATGGATGAGCCAACTTCTGGCCTTGATGCAAGAGCTGCCGCCATTGTTATGCGTACTGTTAGGAATACCGTAGATACAGGGAGAACTGTTGTTTGTACAATTCACCAGCCTAGCATCGACATTTTTGAATCCTTCGATGAG CTTCTGTTGATGAAAAGAGGAGGCCAAGTTATATATGCTGGAAGTTTAGGGCATCAATCACAGAAACTTATTGAATACTTTGAG GCTGTTGAAGGGGTTCCAAAGATCATAGACGGATCCAATCCTGCGACGTGGATGCTCGACGTTACTACTCCTTCATTGGAGTCACAAATGAGCTTGGACTTTTCTCAAATATTCGCCAACTCCTCTCTTTATCG GAGAAATCAAGAACTCATCAAAGAACTCAGTACACCGCCACCTGGATCAAAGGATCTCTACTTCCGAACCAAGTATGCGCAACCGTTTTCTACACAAGCCAAAGCTTGCTTCTGGAAACAGTACTGGTCCTACTGGAGACATCCTCAGTACAATGCCATCCGGTTTCTCATGACAGTAGTCATTGGTGTCTTGTTTGGTCTAATTTTCTGGCAAATAGGAACGAAAAT agagaacGAACAAGACTTGAATAATTTCTTTGGAGCCATGTACGCTGCTGTATTGTTTCTTGGTGCCACCAACGCTGCAACAGTTCAACCCGCAATTGCCATTGAGCGGACAGTTTTCTACCGTGAAAAAGCAGCTGGAATGTACTCCGCCATTCCTTATGCAATATCACAG GTAGCAGTGGAAATCATGTACAACACGATACAAACTGGAGTGTACACGCTGATCCTTTACTCAATGATCGGATGCGATTGGACTGTGACCAAATTCTTGTGGTTCTACTACTATATGTTGACAAGCTTCATCTACTTTACGCTATACGGTATGATGCTTATGGCATTGACACCAAACTATCAGATTGCTGGAATCTGCATGTCCTTCTTCCTTAGTCTCTGGAATCTCTTCTCCGGTTTCCTCATCCCCAGATCG CAAATACCATTATGGTGGAGATGGTACTATTGGGCAACACCTGTGGCTTGGACATTGTACGGACTCATCACATCTCAAGTAGGAGACAAGGATTCTGTGGTGCACATCACTGGGATCGGAGACATAGATCTCAAAATATTGCTCAAAGAAGGATTCGGGTTCGAACATGACTTCTTACGAGTTGTTGCCGTAGTCCATATCGCATGGATTttgctctttttctttgttttcgcCTATGGTATAAAGTTCCTCAACTTCCAAAGAAGATAA
- the LOC104701284 gene encoding ABC transporter G family member 39-like isoform X2: MLGRDEDPVERMSGRVSLASTSRRSSVGASKSFRDVFVSQGDEVFGKSERREEDDVELRWAAIERLPTFDRLRKGMLPQTTVNGEIELEDVDLMRLQPKEKKQLMEMILSVVEEDNEKFLRGMRERTDRVGIQVPKIEVRYENLSVEGDVCSASRALPTLFNVTLNTMEVRFSIIGFFHFIPSKKKKIQLLKDINGIIKPSRMTLLLGPPSSGKTTLLQALAGKLDDTLQMSGRITYCGHEFHEFVPQKTCAYISQHDLHFGEMTVRETLDFSGRCLGVGTRYQLIADLSRREREEGIKPDPKIDAFMKSIAISGQETTLVTDYVLKILGLDICADILVGDVMRRGVSGGQRKRLTTGEMLVGPAKALFMDEISTGLDSSTTFQICKFMRQLVHISDITMIISLLQPAPETFELFDDIILLSKGQIVYQGSRDNVLEFFEHMGFQCPERKGVADFLQEVTSKKDQEQYWNRKEQPYSYVSVSDSSSGFNSVHTRQQLTSEFRVPYDKAKTHSAALVTQKYGISKWELFKACFDREWLLMKRNLFVYVFKTVQITIMSLITMMVYLRTEMHVGTVRDGQKFYGALFFSLVNVMFNGLAELAFTVMRLPVFYKQRDFLFYPPWAFALPAWLLKIPLSLIESGIWIGLTYYTIGFAPSAARFFRQLLAYFCVNQMALSLFRFLGAIGRTEVISNSIGTFTLLIVFTLGGFIIAKDDIQPWMTWAYYLSPVMYGQTAIVMNEFLDERWSSPNYDTSIKAKTVGEVLLKSRGFFTEPYWFWISIVALLGFSLLFNLFYILALMYLNPLGNSKATVEEEVKDKQKGTEGSVMELNNSSSSHDPKRGMVLPFQPLSLAFNNVNYYVDMPAEMKAQGVESDRLQFLRDVGGAFRPGILTALVGVSGAGNTTLMDVLAGRKTGGYIEGSISISGYPKNQETFARVSGYCEQNDIHSPHVTVYESLIYSAWLRLSADIDAKTREMFVEEVMELVELKPIRNSIVGLPGVDGLSTEQRKRLTIAVELVANPSIIFMDEPTSGLDARAAAIVMRTVRNTVDTGRTVVCTIHQPSIDIFESFDELLLMKRGGQVIYAGSLGHQSQKLIEYFEAVEGVPKIIDGSNPATWMLDVTTPSLESQMSLDFSQIFANSSLYRRNQELIKELSTPPPGSKDLYFRTKYAQPFSTQAKACFWKQYWSYWRHPQYNAIRFLMTVVIGVLFGLIFWQIGTKIENEQDLNNFFGAMYAAVLFLGATNAATVQPAIAIERTVFYREKAAGMYSAIPYAISQVAVEIMYNTIQTGVYTLILYSMIGCDWTVTKFLWFYYYMLTSFIYFTLYGMMLMALTPNYQIAGICMSFFLSLWNLFSGFLIPRSQIPLWWRWYYWATPVAWTLYGLITSQVGDKDSVVHITGIGDIDLKILLKEGFGFEHDFLRVVAVVHIAWILLFFFVFAYGIKFLNFQRR; this comes from the exons ATGCTAGGACGAGATGAAGATCCGGTCGAAAGAATGAGCGGGAGAGTGAGTTTGGCCTCGACCAGTCGCAGGAGTTCGGTAGGAGCTTCCAAAAGCTTTAGAGATGTGTTTGTATCTCAGGGGGACGAGGTGTTTGGGAAGAGCGAACGACGTGAGGAAGATGACGTTGAACTCCGGTGGGCCGCGATTGAGCGATTGCCAACCTTTGATCGGCTACGTAAAGGCATGTTGCCACAAACGACGGTCAATGGTGAGATTGAGCTGGAGGATGTTGACCTCATGAGGCTCCAACCTAAGGAGAAGAAACAGCTTATGGAAATGATCTTGAGTGTTGTTGAAGAAGACAATGAAAAGTTTCTACGTGGAATGAGAGAAAGAACAGACAG AGTTGGAATCCAGGTTCCGAAAATTGAAGTGAGGTATGAGAATCTTTCAGTGGAAGGAGATGTGTGTAGTGCTAGTAGAGCGCTTCCAACTCTCTTCAACGTCACCTTAAATACAATGGAGGTTCGATTT AGCATTATAGGATTCTTCCACTTCATTCCatctaaaaagaagaagattcagttACTTAAAGACATCAATGGCATTATCAAACCATCAag GATGACCTTATTACTTGGTCCACCAAGTTCAGGGAAAACAACTTTGTTACAAGCTTTGGCTGGGAAGCTTGATGACACCCTCCAG ATGTCCGGGAGGATAACTTATTGCGGTCATGAGTTCCACGAGTTTGTTCCTCAAAAGACGTGTGCCTACATTAGTCAACATGACCTTCACTTTGGGGAAATGACGGTGAGAGAGACACTGGACTTTTCGGGACGATGTTTAGGTGTTGGGACACGGTACCAGTTGATTGCTGATCTCTCaaggagggagagagaagagggAATAAAGCCAGACCCTAAAATTGATGCGTTTATGAAATCTATTGCGATATCAGGGCAAGAAACTACTTTGGTTACAGATTATGTACTTAAG ATACTTGGTCTAGACATATGTGCTGACATACTTGTCGGAGACGTAATGAGACGAGGTGTTTCTGGTGGACAGCGAAAGCGTCTAACAACAG GAGAGATGTTGGTAGGACCGGCAAAAGCTCTTTTCATGGATGAAATATCAACAGGGTTGGATAGTTCAACAACATTCCAAATCTGCAAGTTCATGAGGCAACTAGTTCATATCTCGGATATCACAATGATTATTTCACTTCTACAACCTGCACCAGAAACTTTTGAGCTTTTCGACGACATTATCTTACTCTCAAAGGGACAAATTGTCTACCAAGGCTCACGGGACAACGTTCTTGAGTTCTTTGAACACATGGGTTTCCAATGTCCTGAAAGGAAAGGGGTTGCAGATTTCTTGCAAGAAGTTACATCTAAGAAGGACCAAGAACAATATTGGAACAGGAAAGAACAACCTTACAGCTATGTCTCCGTGAGTGATTCCTCAAGCGGTTTTAACTCTGTTCACACCAGGCAACAACTCACTTCAGAGTTCAGGGTTCCCTATGATAAAGCTAAAACCCATTCTGCTGCTCTTGTCACACAAAAGTATGGTATATCAAAATGGGAGCTGTTCAAAGCATGCTTTGATAGAGAGTGGCTACTTATGAAACGCAACTTATTTGTATATGTCTTTAAGACTGTCCAGATAACCATCATGTCTTTGATTACCATGATGGTCTATCTCAGGACAGAAATGCATGTAGGCACGGTGCGAGATGGTCAAAAGTTTTACGGTGCTCTTTTTTTCAGCTTGGTCAATGTAATGTTTAATGGACTAGCTGAACTAGCATTTACTGTGATGAGGCTCCCAGTTTTCTACAAGCAGAGAGACTTCTTGTTCTATCCTCCATGGGCTTTCGCCTTGCCAGCTTGGCTTCTAAAGATTCCGTTATCTCTTATCGAATCAGGAATATGGATCGGTCTTACATATTATACCATTGGTTTTGCTCCTTCTGCTGCAAG GTTTTTCCGGCAGTTATTAGCATACTTCTGTGTGAACCAGATGGCCCTCTCTTTGTTTAGATTCCTTGGAGCCATTGGAAGAACAGAAGTAATCTCTAACTCAATCGGGACCTTCACATTACTAATTGTATTTACTCTTGGAGGCTTCATTATTGCTAAAG ATGATATCCAGCCGTGGATGACTTGGGCCTATTACTTGTCCCCTGTGATGTATGGACAAACGGCTATTGTTATGAATGAGTTTCTCGATGAGCGATGGAGCAGT CCCAACTATGATACGAGCATCAAAGCGAAAACAGTTGGAGAAGTCTTACTGAAGAGCCGGGGCTTCTTCACGGAGCCATATTGGTTTTGGATCAGTATTGTGGCGCTACTTgggttttctttgttgttcAATCTCTTTTATATACTAGCCTTGATGTATTTGAACC CTCTTGGTAACTCCAAAGCTACAGTGGAGGAAGAAGttaaagacaaacaaaaaggaaCAGAAG GTTCTGTAATGGAACTCAACAATAGTTCTTCAAGTCATGATCCAAAGAGAGGAATGGTTTTACCTTTCCAACCGCTTTCTCTAGCATTCAACAATGTGAACTACTACGTGGATATGCCTGCA GAAATGAAGGCTCAAGGAGTTGAAAGCGATCGACTTCAATTCTTAAGAGACGTTGGTGGAGCTTTCAGGCCAGGCATATTGACAGCATTGGTAGGTGTAAGTGGTGCAGGTAATACAACGTTAATGGATGTCTTGGCTGGTAGGAAAACAGGTGGTTACATCGAAGGGAGTATTAGCATATCTGGTTACCCTAAGAACCAAGAAACATTTGCTCGAGTCAGCGGTTACTGTGAACAAAATGATATCCATTCTCCACATGTTACTGTTTATGAATCCCTCATCTATTCAGCTTGGCTTCGTCTTTCAGCCGATATAGATGCCAAAACACGAGAG ATGTTTGTTGAGGAAGTGATGGAGCTGGTTGAGCTCAAACCCATTAGAAACTCAATAGTTGGCCTTCCTGGAGTTGATGGTCTTTCAACAGAACAGAGGAAAAGGCTTACTATTGCAGTTGAATTGGTAGCTAACCCGTCTATAATCTTCATGGATGAGCCAACTTCTGGCCTTGATGCAAGAGCTGCCGCCATTGTTATGCGTACTGTTAGGAATACCGTAGATACAGGGAGAACTGTTGTTTGTACAATTCACCAGCCTAGCATCGACATTTTTGAATCCTTCGATGAG CTTCTGTTGATGAAAAGAGGAGGCCAAGTTATATATGCTGGAAGTTTAGGGCATCAATCACAGAAACTTATTGAATACTTTGAG GCTGTTGAAGGGGTTCCAAAGATCATAGACGGATCCAATCCTGCGACGTGGATGCTCGACGTTACTACTCCTTCATTGGAGTCACAAATGAGCTTGGACTTTTCTCAAATATTCGCCAACTCCTCTCTTTATCG GAGAAATCAAGAACTCATCAAAGAACTCAGTACACCGCCACCTGGATCAAAGGATCTCTACTTCCGAACCAAGTATGCGCAACCGTTTTCTACACAAGCCAAAGCTTGCTTCTGGAAACAGTACTGGTCCTACTGGAGACATCCTCAGTACAATGCCATCCGGTTTCTCATGACAGTAGTCATTGGTGTCTTGTTTGGTCTAATTTTCTGGCAAATAGGAACGAAAAT agagaacGAACAAGACTTGAATAATTTCTTTGGAGCCATGTACGCTGCTGTATTGTTTCTTGGTGCCACCAACGCTGCAACAGTTCAACCCGCAATTGCCATTGAGCGGACAGTTTTCTACCGTGAAAAAGCAGCTGGAATGTACTCCGCCATTCCTTATGCAATATCACAG GTAGCAGTGGAAATCATGTACAACACGATACAAACTGGAGTGTACACGCTGATCCTTTACTCAATGATCGGATGCGATTGGACTGTGACCAAATTCTTGTGGTTCTACTACTATATGTTGACAAGCTTCATCTACTTTACGCTATACGGTATGATGCTTATGGCATTGACACCAAACTATCAGATTGCTGGAATCTGCATGTCCTTCTTCCTTAGTCTCTGGAATCTCTTCTCCGGTTTCCTCATCCCCAGATCG CAAATACCATTATGGTGGAGATGGTACTATTGGGCAACACCTGTGGCTTGGACATTGTACGGACTCATCACATCTCAAGTAGGAGACAAGGATTCTGTGGTGCACATCACTGGGATCGGAGACATAGATCTCAAAATATTGCTCAAAGAAGGATTCGGGTTCGAACATGACTTCTTACGAGTTGTTGCCGTAGTCCATATCGCATGGATTttgctctttttctttgttttcgcCTATGGTATAAAGTTCCTCAACTTCCAAAGAAGATAA